The following are encoded together in the Kribbella sp. CA-293567 genome:
- a CDS encoding MarR family winged helix-turn-helix transcriptional regulator, with protein MADHVDLVLGQWRERRPDLDASPMAVLGRLKRLGVVVDNELRRNFARHELDRASFDVLATLRRSNAEHSLTPAGLMRSSMVTSGAITQRLDKLEARGLVERSPSETDGRGVLVSLTPAGLELIDKVLPTHIDTENQLLAALSSAERDALAGTLRKLLESLGDKTD; from the coding sequence ATGGCGGATCATGTCGACCTGGTGCTCGGGCAGTGGCGCGAGCGGCGCCCCGACCTGGACGCCTCCCCGATGGCCGTCCTCGGCCGGCTCAAGCGGCTCGGCGTGGTGGTCGACAACGAACTGCGCCGCAACTTCGCCCGCCACGAGCTCGACCGCGCCTCGTTCGACGTACTGGCGACGCTGCGGCGCAGCAACGCCGAGCACAGCCTGACTCCGGCCGGCCTGATGCGCTCCTCGATGGTCACCTCCGGCGCGATCACCCAACGGCTCGACAAGCTGGAAGCGCGTGGCCTGGTCGAGCGCAGTCCCAGCGAAACGGACGGTCGCGGTGTCCTGGTCTCCCTGACGCCCGCCGGCCTGGAGCTGATCGACAAGGTCCTGCCGACCCATATCGACACCGAGAACCAGTTGCTGGCCGCCCTGTCCAGCGCCGAGCGCGACGCTCTGGCCGGAACTCTGCGCAAACTGCTCGAGTCCCTCGGCGACAAGACGGACTGA
- the fxlM gene encoding methyltransferase, FxLD system: MDADSNDPSYAGTLRAALTESLVAEGAIRDARIADAFRAVPRHLFVPQVPVELAYTDDVVLMKRDGSGIAISSVSQPTVVALMLGQADVQPGHRVLEIGSGGYNAALLSELTGPDGAVTTIDIDQEVTARAWRGLEAAGYPAVRVRQADGEFGCPEHAPYDRIVVTVTAWDIAPAWVQQLAPGGRIVVPLRMRSQTRSTAFDLVGAAESGTSLESRSMTVCGFVSMQGEGAGDERFVSLHGGRVKLSFDEDQAGQPLPPERVLDRRPVTQWSGVLMNREEPLSDLDLWLASTLPGFCVLVAEQRAVEKGLVSPVPRWGASAAASASSLGYLTARPTADPDHVELGVIAHGPDARAMARSFAGEVRYWKENQRDGAGPTVRIYPATFSPAALPAGFRLRKRHHQVVVSWPE; the protein is encoded by the coding sequence ATGGATGCCGACAGCAACGATCCGTCGTACGCCGGGACGTTGCGCGCCGCGCTGACCGAGTCGCTGGTCGCCGAGGGCGCCATCCGGGACGCCCGGATCGCCGATGCCTTCCGGGCCGTTCCGCGGCATCTCTTCGTTCCGCAGGTCCCGGTCGAGCTCGCCTACACCGACGACGTCGTGCTGATGAAGCGGGACGGTTCCGGGATCGCGATCAGCTCGGTCTCGCAGCCGACCGTGGTCGCGCTGATGCTCGGACAGGCCGACGTCCAGCCCGGCCACCGAGTGCTCGAGATCGGCTCCGGCGGCTACAACGCGGCGCTGCTGAGCGAGCTCACCGGGCCGGACGGCGCGGTCACCACGATCGACATCGACCAGGAGGTGACCGCTCGCGCCTGGCGAGGTCTGGAGGCAGCCGGCTATCCGGCGGTTCGGGTTCGGCAGGCCGATGGCGAGTTCGGCTGCCCGGAGCATGCTCCCTACGACCGGATCGTCGTCACGGTCACCGCCTGGGACATCGCCCCTGCGTGGGTGCAGCAGCTCGCGCCGGGTGGCCGCATCGTCGTACCGCTGAGGATGCGGTCGCAGACGCGGTCGACCGCCTTCGATCTGGTCGGAGCCGCTGAATCGGGAACCAGCCTGGAGAGCCGGTCGATGACGGTCTGCGGCTTCGTCTCCATGCAGGGAGAGGGCGCGGGGGACGAGCGCTTCGTGTCGTTGCACGGCGGCCGGGTGAAGCTGAGCTTCGACGAGGATCAAGCCGGTCAGCCGCTGCCACCCGAGCGGGTGCTGGACCGGCGGCCGGTGACGCAGTGGTCCGGCGTACTGATGAATCGCGAGGAGCCGTTGTCCGACCTCGACCTCTGGCTCGCCTCGACGCTGCCGGGATTCTGCGTTCTGGTCGCCGAGCAGCGTGCGGTGGAGAAGGGGCTCGTCTCGCCGGTCCCGCGCTGGGGAGCCTCTGCGGCCGCGTCCGCCAGTTCGCTGGGGTATCTCACCGCCCGCCCCACCGCGGATCCGGATCATGTCGAACTCGGTGTCATCGCACACGGTCCGGACGCGCGAGCCATGGCGCGGTCGTTCGCAGGCGAGGTGCGCTACTGGAAGGAGAATCAGCGTGACGGCGCCGGACCGACAGTACGAATCTACCCGGCCACTTTTTCGCCGGCAGCGCTACCGGCAGGCTTCCGGCTTCGGAAGCGGCATCACCAGGTGGTCGTCAGCTGGCCGGAGTAG
- the efp gene encoding elongation factor P, translated as MVLNLDGQLWSVVWFQHHKPGKGGAVMRTKLKHVLSGKVVDKTFNADVKVDVANVDKRDMTYLYNDGGSYVFMDSTTYEQVHITPEVVGDASNFLLENQEATVAVHEELPLYIELPASVELTVEYTEPGLQGDRSTGGTKPAKLETGYTINVPLFLTTGEKVKVDTRTGDYLGRVTS; from the coding sequence ATGGTGCTCAACCTGGATGGGCAGCTGTGGTCTGTCGTCTGGTTCCAGCACCACAAGCCCGGCAAGGGCGGTGCCGTGATGCGGACCAAGCTGAAGCACGTGCTGAGCGGCAAGGTCGTCGACAAGACCTTCAACGCCGACGTCAAGGTCGACGTGGCCAACGTCGACAAGCGCGACATGACGTACCTGTACAACGACGGTGGCTCCTACGTCTTCATGGACAGCACCACCTACGAGCAGGTGCACATCACCCCCGAGGTCGTCGGCGACGCCTCGAACTTCCTGCTGGAGAACCAGGAAGCCACCGTCGCGGTGCACGAGGAACTGCCGCTCTACATCGAGCTCCCGGCCTCGGTCGAGCTCACCGTGGAGTACACCGAGCCCGGCCTGCAGGGCGACCGCTCGACCGGTGGCACCAAGCCGGCCAAGCTGGAGACCGGCTACACCATCAACGTCCCGCTGTTCCTGACCACCGGCGAGAAGGTCAAGGTGGACACCCGGACCGGGGACTACCTCGGCCGCGTCACCTCCTGA
- the nusB gene encoding transcription antitermination factor NusB — protein sequence MSARSKARKRALDVLFESELRGLPVGGTLADRVADNDPPVNEFTVALVEGVSEHIEAIDELLGAHSVGWTLDRMPAVDRNILRIGAYELLFDEQVPDVVAVSEAVSMARDLSTDESPAFVNGLLARLLQLKPTLGV from the coding sequence ATGTCTGCCCGTAGCAAGGCCCGCAAGCGCGCCCTCGACGTGCTCTTCGAGTCGGAGCTCCGGGGGTTGCCCGTCGGTGGCACCCTGGCCGACCGGGTGGCCGACAACGACCCGCCGGTGAACGAGTTCACCGTCGCGCTGGTCGAGGGGGTCTCGGAGCACATCGAGGCGATCGACGAACTGCTCGGTGCGCACTCGGTGGGCTGGACGCTGGACCGGATGCCGGCCGTCGACCGCAACATCCTGCGGATCGGCGCCTACGAGTTGCTGTTCGACGAGCAGGTGCCGGACGTGGTGGCGGTCAGCGAGGCCGTCTCGATGGCGCGCGACCTGTCCACCGACGAGTCGCCGGCGTTCGTCAACGGGCTGCTGGCCCGGCTGCTCCAGCTGAAGCCCACGCTGGGCGTCTAG
- the bldD gene encoding transcriptional regulator BldD, which yields MPSEYAKTLGGKLRAIRQQQGLSLHGVEEKSKGRWKAVVVGSYERGDRAVTVQKLAELADFYGVPIRELLPGSASAAAAAAAPPRLILDLEALQHLDASEAGPLTRYAATIQAQRGDYNGKVLSIRQDDMRTLAVIYDESPTTLTERFISWGVLNPEAKGDVEESEAAGA from the coding sequence GTGCCTAGCGAATACGCGAAGACACTGGGCGGCAAGTTGCGCGCCATCCGCCAGCAGCAAGGTCTGTCGCTGCACGGCGTGGAAGAGAAGTCCAAGGGTCGCTGGAAGGCGGTCGTCGTCGGCTCTTACGAGCGTGGCGATCGGGCCGTCACCGTCCAGAAGCTTGCGGAGCTCGCCGATTTCTACGGCGTGCCGATCCGTGAGCTGCTTCCTGGATCCGCCAGCGCGGCGGCAGCGGCTGCTGCTCCGCCCAGGTTGATCCTCGACCTGGAGGCCCTGCAGCACCTCGACGCGAGCGAGGCCGGTCCGCTCACGCGGTACGCGGCCACGATCCAGGCCCAGCGCGGGGACTACAACGGCAAGGTGCTGTCGATCCGTCAGGACGACATGCGCACCCTGGCCGTGATCTACGACGAGTCGCCGACGACTCTGACCGAGCGTTTCATCTCCTGGGGTGTGCTCAACCCGGAGGCGAAGGGTGACGTCGAGGAGTCCGAGGCAGCCGGCGCCTGA
- the pyrR gene encoding bifunctional pyr operon transcriptional regulator/uracil phosphoribosyltransferase PyrR, translating to MSPASVPEPAVKAVPRTVLDASDISRALTRIAHEILERNRGADPVVLLGIPTRGVGLATRISERIAAVEGQSVPTGSLDVTMYRDDIGLKPARALEHTDIPPGGIDGKVVVLIDDVLFSGRTIRAALDAIGDIGRPKAVQLAVLVDRGHRELPIRADYVGKNLPTSLAERVTVHLTEYDAEDAVVIADKPAPERRPAKQGSAEQEVAQ from the coding sequence ATGAGCCCTGCCTCGGTACCCGAGCCTGCAGTCAAGGCCGTGCCCCGCACAGTGCTGGATGCTTCCGATATTTCCCGGGCACTGACCCGGATCGCGCACGAGATCCTCGAGCGCAACCGTGGTGCCGACCCGGTGGTGCTGCTCGGCATTCCCACCCGCGGGGTGGGGCTGGCGACCCGGATCTCCGAACGGATCGCGGCGGTGGAAGGGCAGAGCGTGCCCACAGGGTCACTCGACGTGACGATGTACCGCGACGACATCGGCCTCAAACCGGCCCGCGCGCTGGAACACACCGACATCCCGCCCGGCGGGATCGACGGCAAGGTCGTGGTGCTGATCGACGACGTGCTGTTCTCCGGCCGCACCATCCGGGCCGCGCTGGACGCGATCGGCGACATCGGCCGGCCGAAGGCGGTCCAGCTGGCCGTCCTGGTCGACCGCGGCCACCGCGAGCTGCCGATCCGCGCGGACTACGTCGGCAAGAACCTGCCCACCTCGCTGGCCGAGCGGGTCACGGTGCACCTGACCGAGTACGACGCGGAGGACGCCGTGGTGATCGCGGACAAGCCGGCGCCCGAGCGCCGTCCGGCCAAGCAGGGCTCGGCCGAGCAGGAGGTGGCGCAGTGA
- a CDS encoding aspartate carbamoyltransferase catalytic subunit, with the protein MKHLLSAGDLSRDEANLILDTAEEMRSLADRPIKKLPALRGRTVVNLFFEDSTRTRISFEAAAKRLSADVINFSAKGSSVSKGESLKDTALTLQAMGADGVVCRHGSSGAPHLLATSGWLNGSVVNAGDGTHEHPTQALLDAFTMRRHLGSLDGRRITIVGDVLHSRVARSNVLLLSTLGAEVTVVAPPTLLPVDMTSWPCATSYDLDGTLAKSDAVMMLRVQRERMGEAFFPSAREYTRRYGLDVHRMAQLPDEAIVLHPGPMNRGMEISAEVADSTRSVIVEQVTNGVAVRMAVLYLLLSGSTDTNPTEEPKA; encoded by the coding sequence GTGAAGCACTTGCTGAGTGCCGGTGATCTGTCCAGGGACGAGGCCAATCTCATCCTCGACACCGCCGAAGAGATGCGCAGCCTGGCGGACCGGCCGATCAAGAAGCTGCCCGCGCTGCGCGGCCGCACGGTGGTCAACCTCTTCTTCGAGGACTCCACCCGGACCAGGATCTCGTTCGAGGCGGCCGCCAAGCGGCTGTCGGCCGACGTGATCAACTTCTCCGCCAAGGGCTCCAGCGTGAGCAAGGGCGAAAGCCTCAAGGACACCGCGCTGACCCTGCAGGCGATGGGCGCCGACGGGGTGGTCTGCCGGCACGGGTCGTCCGGGGCCCCGCACCTGCTGGCCACCTCCGGCTGGCTGAACGGCTCGGTGGTGAACGCCGGCGACGGCACCCACGAGCACCCCACCCAGGCGCTGCTGGACGCGTTCACGATGCGCCGCCACCTCGGCTCGCTCGACGGCCGCCGGATCACCATCGTCGGCGACGTCCTGCACAGCCGGGTGGCCCGTTCGAACGTGCTGCTGCTCTCGACGCTGGGCGCCGAGGTCACGGTGGTCGCCCCGCCGACGCTGCTGCCGGTCGACATGACCAGCTGGCCGTGCGCCACGTCGTACGACCTGGACGGCACGCTGGCCAAGAGCGACGCGGTGATGATGCTGCGGGTCCAGCGGGAGCGGATGGGTGAGGCGTTCTTCCCCAGCGCCCGCGAGTACACCCGGCGCTACGGCCTGGACGTGCACCGGATGGCGCAGTTGCCCGACGAGGCGATCGTGCTGCACCCCGGCCCGATGAACCGCGGGATGGAGATCAGCGCCGAGGTCGCCGACTCGACCCGCTCGGTGATCGTCGAACAGGTCACGAACGGCGTGGCGGTCCGGATGGCCGTGCTTTACCTGCTGCTCTCGGGCAGTACCGATACCAATCCCACTGAGGAGCCCAAGGCGTGA
- a CDS encoding dihydroorotase, which produces MNAYLITGARIVGGEVADLLIDNGEIVAVGNDVARPEGVEIIDATGQIALPGLVDLHTHLREPGREDAETVLTGTRSAAMGGFTAVFAMANTDPVADTAGVVEQVWRLGREGGYADVYPIGAVTVGRQGTQLAELGAMADSAARVRVFSDDGDCVWDAALMRRALEYVKAFGGTIAQHAQEPRLTKGAQMNEGALSGVLGLTGWPSVAEESIIARDILLNAHVGSKLHICHLSTKGSVEIVRAAKRRGLEVTAEVTPHHLLLTEDLAASYNPVYKVNPPLRTQADVEAVREGLADGTIDIVATDHAPHPVEDKDCEWSAAAFGMTGLETALSVVQHTMIDTKLLTWADLADRMSHRPAVIGQISEHGQPLVPGAPANLVLVDPAAERTVVPAETASLSRNTPFAGMKLPGRVMATFLRGEPTVLDGKLTK; this is translated from the coding sequence GTGAACGCGTACCTGATCACCGGAGCCCGCATCGTCGGCGGTGAGGTGGCGGACCTGCTGATCGACAACGGCGAGATCGTGGCCGTCGGCAACGACGTGGCCCGGCCCGAGGGCGTCGAGATCATCGACGCGACCGGCCAGATCGCGCTCCCCGGCCTGGTCGACCTGCACACCCACCTGCGCGAGCCCGGCCGCGAGGACGCCGAGACGGTGCTGACCGGCACCCGGTCGGCGGCGATGGGCGGTTTCACCGCCGTCTTCGCGATGGCCAACACCGACCCGGTGGCCGACACGGCCGGAGTGGTCGAGCAGGTCTGGCGCCTCGGCCGCGAAGGCGGGTACGCCGACGTCTACCCGATCGGCGCGGTCACGGTCGGCCGGCAGGGCACGCAACTGGCCGAGCTGGGCGCGATGGCCGACTCGGCCGCGCGGGTCCGGGTGTTCTCCGACGACGGCGACTGCGTCTGGGACGCCGCCCTGATGCGCCGCGCCCTCGAGTACGTGAAGGCCTTCGGCGGCACGATCGCGCAGCACGCGCAGGAGCCGAGGCTGACCAAGGGCGCCCAGATGAACGAGGGAGCGCTCTCCGGCGTCCTCGGACTGACCGGCTGGCCGAGTGTCGCCGAGGAGTCGATCATCGCCCGCGACATCCTGCTCAACGCGCACGTCGGTTCGAAGCTGCACATCTGCCACCTGTCCACCAAGGGCTCGGTCGAGATCGTCCGGGCCGCCAAGCGGCGCGGGCTCGAGGTCACCGCCGAGGTCACGCCGCACCACCTGCTGCTGACCGAGGACCTGGCGGCGTCGTACAACCCGGTCTACAAGGTGAACCCGCCGCTGCGCACCCAGGCCGACGTCGAGGCGGTCCGGGAAGGGCTGGCCGACGGCACCATCGACATCGTCGCCACCGACCACGCGCCGCACCCGGTCGAGGACAAGGACTGCGAGTGGAGCGCGGCGGCGTTCGGCATGACCGGGCTGGAGACCGCTCTCTCGGTGGTCCAGCACACGATGATCGACACCAAGCTGCTGACCTGGGCCGACCTCGCCGACCGGATGAGCCACCGGCCGGCCGTGATCGGCCAGATCAGCGAGCACGGGCAGCCGCTGGTGCCGGGCGCACCCGCCAACCTGGTGCTGGTCGACCCGGCGGCCGAGCGCACCGTCGTACCGGCCGAGACCGCGTCGCTGTCGCGGAACACGCCGTTCGCCGGAATGAAGCTGCCGGGCCGGGTGATGGCGACCTTCCTGCGGGGCGAGCCGACCGTCCTGGACGGGAAGCTCACCAAGTGA
- a CDS encoding PH-like domain-containing protein, with amino-acid sequence MKAVLGVLGTLLVIGVGWFGMYRGWRNRQARQAGLAPLPAVPAATDGKVKGVEGVYVATTTAGDWMDRIAVHELGVRSTADLAVSEAGLVFHRQGAADVFIPVDQLTGVRTDRGIAGKVTAEASGLVVVTWTHDGRELDTGFRPRRKADTAPLTESISTLIGAEQ; translated from the coding sequence GTGAAGGCTGTCCTGGGGGTCCTCGGCACCCTGCTCGTCATCGGAGTGGGCTGGTTCGGCATGTACCGCGGCTGGCGCAACCGTCAGGCGCGGCAGGCCGGCCTGGCGCCGCTGCCGGCCGTGCCCGCCGCCACGGACGGCAAGGTGAAGGGCGTCGAAGGCGTGTACGTCGCCACCACCACCGCCGGCGACTGGATGGACCGGATCGCCGTGCACGAACTCGGAGTCCGCAGTACCGCGGACCTGGCCGTCAGCGAGGCCGGCCTGGTCTTCCACCGGCAGGGAGCGGCGGACGTCTTCATCCCCGTCGACCAGCTGACCGGCGTCCGGACCGACCGCGGGATCGCGGGCAAGGTCACCGCCGAGGCCTCCGGCCTGGTGGTGGTCACCTGGACCCACGACGGCCGCGAACTCGACACCGGCTTCCGCCCGCGCCGCAAGGCCGACACCGCCCCGCTGACCGAATCCATCTCGACCCTGATCGGAGCCGAGCAATGA
- the carA gene encoding glutamine-hydrolyzing carbamoyl-phosphate synthase small subunit, translated as MSQAATQAALLVLEDGRAFAGTSYGATGETFGEAVFTTGMTGYQETLTDPSYHRQIVTQTAPHIGNTGVNDEDDESQKIWVAGYVVRDPARVSSNWRATRGLDDQLKGQGIVGIAGIDTRALTRHLRERGAMRAGISTEILDPEVLLRKVLEQPAMAGADLADEVTTAEAYVVPAEGEKRFTVVALDLGIKTMTPKRMAERGIEVHVLPATASLADVLAVNPDGIFMSNGPGDPETTEHPTTLLKELLGREIPYFGICFGNQVFGRALGLGTFKLKYGHRGINQPVLDRATGKVEITSQNHGFAVDAPLDALVETPYGIAEVTHVSLNDNVVEGLKLTGKDGKTVAFSVQYHPEAAAGPHDSAYLFDRFVELMEKS; from the coding sequence ATGAGCCAGGCCGCCACACAAGCCGCGCTGCTGGTCCTCGAGGACGGCCGCGCCTTCGCCGGTACGTCGTACGGGGCGACCGGCGAGACCTTCGGCGAGGCGGTGTTCACCACCGGGATGACCGGCTACCAGGAGACGCTGACCGACCCGTCGTACCACCGCCAGATCGTCACCCAGACCGCGCCGCACATCGGCAACACCGGGGTGAACGACGAGGACGACGAGTCGCAGAAGATCTGGGTCGCCGGGTACGTCGTCCGCGACCCCGCCCGGGTCTCGTCGAACTGGCGCGCCACCCGCGGTCTCGACGACCAGCTGAAGGGCCAGGGCATCGTCGGCATCGCCGGGATCGACACCCGGGCGCTGACCCGGCACCTGCGCGAACGCGGCGCGATGCGGGCCGGGATCTCGACCGAGATCCTCGATCCCGAGGTGCTGCTGCGCAAGGTGCTCGAGCAGCCGGCGATGGCCGGCGCCGACCTGGCCGACGAGGTCACCACCGCCGAGGCGTACGTCGTACCGGCCGAGGGGGAGAAGCGGTTCACCGTGGTCGCCCTCGATCTCGGGATCAAGACGATGACGCCGAAGCGGATGGCCGAGCGCGGGATCGAGGTGCACGTGCTGCCGGCCACCGCCTCGCTGGCCGACGTCCTGGCGGTGAACCCGGACGGCATCTTCATGAGCAACGGCCCGGGTGACCCGGAGACCACCGAGCACCCGACCACGCTGCTGAAGGAACTGCTCGGCCGCGAGATCCCGTACTTCGGGATCTGCTTCGGCAACCAGGTCTTCGGCCGGGCGCTGGGGCTGGGCACGTTCAAGCTGAAGTACGGCCACCGCGGCATCAACCAGCCGGTCCTCGACCGCGCCACCGGCAAGGTGGAGATCACCTCGCAGAACCACGGTTTCGCCGTCGACGCGCCGCTGGACGCACTGGTCGAGACGCCGTACGGCATCGCCGAGGTGACCCACGTATCGCTCAACGACAACGTCGTCGAAGGGCTCAAGCTGACCGGCAAGGACGGGAAGACCGTCGCCTTCTCGGTCCAGTACCACCCAGAGGCAGCCGCCGGGCCGCACGACTCGGCCTACCTGTTCGACCGCTTCGTAGAGCTGATGGAGAAAAGCTGA